One window of Pyrus communis chromosome 12, drPyrComm1.1, whole genome shotgun sequence genomic DNA carries:
- the LOC137710385 gene encoding disease resistance protein RPM1-like yields the protein MESAASLLIGKIVAILENKASSIAAVHDEVDELKLELISMKSFLIDAEGKEAQTEGEKTWVTSVRDLTCDAENVIDKFLYHIYDKQSATPFAKLLHRTIYFPKNLWYRHRMAKKLQKITKKIKAIPERNERYGVSTIEGTSSDGVPRWVKNKAESSLYIMEDELIGIEDKKQRLMGLLMNGGENEMVVSVVGMGGSGKTTLVANTFNNENVKRHFDCYAWITVSQTYVIEDLFKNLIKQFHRGRKEEVTEHLDSMSYKELLEMLSTYLKSKRYLIVLDDVWDIKLWQEIRIPLLNRHHGSRIMLTTRKKDIAYYSFEVERCPFEIEPLENNEAWELFSKKAFSSYNNKSCPPELESLAWKLVEKCKGLPLAVVTLGALMSSKRSSSEWKTVYKSLNWHLTNNPMLEPMSSILLLSFNNLPNRLKPCFLYCALFPEDHLIKRKRLIRLWIAEGFVEPIDGVTPEEVAEGYLVELIVRSMLQVEMNEAGGLGACKMHDLVRELALSTSKKEKFGAAYVGREIVDKADFRRLSIQTTEREINSCTGMSELHSLLVFGTLKKLPSGFKLLRVLDMQDAPIDRFPGELVYLFNLRYLNLKRTLIDELPESIGRLRNLQTLNICQSKIRALPKAICKLVNLCHLIMYCYTGDWAAFRNFNGTKTASNLSKLQKLQVLHSVESEGKIIKVIRNMTQLTSLGITNVKASDEMDLCDSLQKLELLHTLLLKASDEEEFLRVNALRSPPPDLQNVLLAGKLERVPLWLGSLQNLTRMHLRWSRLEEDVLPHIQALPNLERLGLFNAYVGEKLCFSRGFIKLKHLCLVNFPLLNGIVIEKGVMPNLRGLDIACCLELKALPQGIEFLANVERLNLSIVPMQLVESVRGGMDHPKVQHIPEIQCGMREKIGGVMKTFLVYRRIKPQKHL from the exons ATGGAGTCAGCTGCATCACTATTGATTGGGAAAATTGTGGCCATTCTTGAGAACAAAGCATCTTCCATAGCGGCAGTCCATGATGAAGTTGATGAGCTTAAGCTGGAGCTCATAAGCATGAAATCTTTCTTAATAGATGCTGAAGGCAAGGAAGCACAAACAGAAGGAGAGAAAACGTGGGTTACAAGCGTCAGAGATTTGACCTGCGATGCGGAAAATGTCATTGATAAGTTCCTGTATCACATATATGACAAACAAAGTGCGACTCCATTTGCAAAATTGCTCCACAGAACCATTTACTTTCCAAAGAATCTTTGGTATAGGCATCGAATGGccaaaaaattacagaaaatcACAAAAAAGATCAAAGCCATTCCAGAGAGGAATGAGAGATATGGTGTCTCTACAATAGAAGGAACAAGTTCGGATGGTGTTCCCAGATGGGTGAAGAACAAAGCCGAGTCGTCTCTTTATATTATGGAAGACGAACTAATCGGGATTGAAGACAAGAAGCAAAGGTTAATGGGATTGTTGATGAATGGTGGGGAAAATGAAATGGTTGTTTCTGTGGTCGGGATGGGAGGATCAGGCAAGACAACTCTTGTTGCCAATACCTTCAACAACGAAAATGTAAAGCGACATTTTGACTGTTATGCATGGATCACTGTTTCTCAAACCTATGTGATCGAAGACTTGTTCAAAAATCTGATCAAGCAATTCCACCGAGGAAGAAAGGAAGAGGTGACTGAACATTTGGATTCCATGAGTTACAAAGAATTGTTAGAGATGTTGTCGACATACTTGAAGTCTAAAAGGTACCTCATTGTATTGGATGATGTGTGGGATATTAAACTTTGGCAAGAAATAAGGATACCACTTCTTAATAGACACCATGGAAGTCGAATCATGCTTACAACTCGAAAGAAAGACATAGCATACTATTCTTTTGAAGTTGAAAGATGTCCTTTTGAAATTGAACCTTTGGAAAACAATGAAGCTTGGGAGCTCTTTAGCAAGAAAGCATTCTCAAGTTACAATAATAAATCTTGTCCACCAGAGCTTGAATCATTAGCATGGAAACTTGTGGAAAAGTGTAAAGGCCTACCTCTGGCAGTGGTAACTTTAGGTGCTCTAATGTCTTCCAAGAGGTCATCTTCGGAATGGAAAACTGTATACAAAAGCTTAAATTGGCACTTGACTAACAATCCTATGCTAGAACCAATGAGCAGCATCTTATTGCTTAGTTTCAACAATTTGCCCAACCGGTTGAAGCCATGTTTCCTATATTGCGCCCTTTTCCCAGAAGATCATCtcatcaaaagaaaaaggttgaTCAGGTTATGGATAGCTGAAGGGTTTGTTGAACCAATTGATGGGGTCACACCAGAAGAAGTTGCAGAGGGCTATCTTGTGGAACTTATTGTTCGTAGCATGCTACAAGTTGAAATGAATGAAGCTGGAGGACTAGGAGCATGTAAAATGCATGATCTTGTGCGTGAGCTTGCTTTGTCGACATCAAAAAAGGAAAAGTTTGGTGCTGCATATGTTGGCAGAGAAATAGTAGATAAAGCTGATTTCCGCCGATTGTCAATTCAAACAACTGAAAGAGAAATTAATTCTTGCACAGGTATGTCAGAGCTTCACTCCCTTCTTGTCTTTGGCACGTTAAAGAAATTGCCTTCTGGATTCAAGTTGTTGAGAGTTCTAGATATGCAGGATGCTCCAATTGATAGATTTCCAGGTGAACTAGTGTACTTGTTCAACTTAagatatttaaatttgaagagaACCTTAATTGACGAGCTTCCAGAATCCATCGGACGGCTTCGCAACCTTCAAACCTTGAACATCTGTCAGAGTAAGATAAGGGCACTTCCAAAAGCAATCTGCAAGTTAGTAAACCTATGCCATCTAATCATGTATTGTTACACTGGTGATTGGGCGGCCTTTAGAAATTTCAATGGGACAAAAACAGCATCGAATCTAAGTAAATTACAGAAACTGCAAGTTTTGCATTCTGTTGAATCAGAAGGAAAGATTATTAAAGTCATCAGGAATATGACCCAACTTACAAGCCTCGGTATTACAAATGTGAAAGCAAGTGACGAGATGGACCTCTGTGACTCCCTTCAAAAGTTAGAGCTCCTTCACACTTTGCTTTTAAAGGCAAGTGATGAAGAGGAGTTTCTTCGAGTTAATGCGCTACGTTCACCTCCTCCAGACCTTCAAAACGTTTTATTGGCCGGAAAACTAGAAAGGGTGCCTCTTTGGTTAGGTTCACTCCAAAACCTGACACGTATGCATCTACGTTGGTCTAGACTTGAAGAAGATGTGCTACCTCACATTCAAGCATTGCCGAATCTTGAAAGGCTTGGGCTATTTAATGCATATGTCGGCGAAAAATTGTGTTTCTCCAGAGGCTTCATAAAGCTTAAGCATTTATGCTTGGTCAACTTCCCCTTATTGAATGGTATAGTTATAGAGAAAGGGGTGATGCCAAATCTCCGGGGCTTAGACATTGCGTGCTGCCTGGAGTTAAAGGCATTGCCGCAGGGCATTGAGTTCCTTGCTAACGTAGAACGCTTGAATCTGAGTATTGTTCCAATGCAACTTGTAGAGTCCGTAAGAGGAGGCATGGATCATCCAAAGGTACAACATATTCCTGAAATCCAGTGTGGTATGAGAGAGAAAATAGGCGGTGTCATGAAAACTTTTTTGGTATACAGAAG AATCAAGCCTCAGAAGCACTTGTGA